From a single Rhodococcus qingshengii JCM 15477 genomic region:
- a CDS encoding TetR/AcrR family transcriptional regulator has protein sequence MTSASATGGRRLGPEDRREQIIVSAAKVFEEKSFADVSMTELAKAAGVGRPLLNHYFGSKRELYLDVVRRFVFIPEVAVDRIPRSASQEKRIGAVIDRWLDVAWRHRDMWISTVMSDDLRRDPEMDRILQDADDVAARRMMDALEIRPSEGSEAAVHSMIVAYGGLAKAASKQWLVTGALDREQVHLLLVRSLLAIVRDVLPACEADS, from the coding sequence ATGACGTCCGCGTCGGCCACAGGCGGAAGGCGTCTCGGTCCCGAAGACCGGCGTGAGCAGATCATTGTCAGCGCGGCAAAGGTTTTCGAGGAGAAGTCTTTTGCCGACGTCTCGATGACCGAGTTGGCCAAGGCGGCTGGGGTCGGACGTCCGCTGCTCAATCATTACTTCGGCTCCAAGCGGGAGTTGTATCTCGACGTCGTGCGGCGGTTCGTCTTCATTCCCGAAGTGGCGGTGGACCGCATTCCGCGATCGGCGAGCCAGGAGAAGCGGATCGGCGCCGTGATCGATCGGTGGCTCGACGTCGCCTGGCGTCATCGCGACATGTGGATCTCGACAGTCATGTCCGACGACCTCCGCCGTGATCCCGAGATGGATCGGATCCTGCAGGATGCTGACGACGTTGCTGCGCGACGCATGATGGATGCGCTCGAGATTCGACCGAGTGAAGGCAGCGAGGCTGCTGTTCATTCGATGATCGTGGCGTACGGAGGCTTGGCGAAGGCTGCCAGTAAGCAGTGGTTGGTGACGGGAGCGCTCGACCGCGAACAGGTGCACCTTCTGCTGGTACGCAGTTTGCTCGCCATCGTGCGTGACGTTCTGCCGGCGTGCGAGGCGGATTCCTGA
- a CDS encoding acyl-CoA dehydrogenase family protein has translation MTQGSTATRTAERRSPWMDDELEAVADLARNFFAKHVTPHQKRFASQGFPDKSAYRELGALGLAGMSIPTEYGGGGGTFAHDAVLFHEQVMAGDHSLQLGVHSGIVPHYLNAYADHEHKLRWLPKLVSGEWVGAIAMTEPGTGSDLQNITTRAVRDGDDYLISGAKTFISNGRNCDLVIIAAKTDPSLGARGVSLIVAEVDDNTPGFERGRILEKVGQKGQDTTELFFDRLRVPATNLLGDREGTGFAQLMQQLLPERLICGVAATAAMERAVALTVEYTKSRNMFGQTLFDLQNTRFELAECASIARISRTFIDDCIVKYLAGQLDATTAAMAKYWLTDQQCAVIDRCVQLHGGYGYILEYPIAQMYADARIQRIYAGSNEVMKDLVARSL, from the coding sequence ATGACGCAAGGATCTACCGCAACCCGGACCGCAGAACGACGGTCCCCGTGGATGGACGACGAATTGGAGGCCGTGGCCGACCTGGCAAGGAACTTCTTCGCCAAACACGTCACACCGCATCAGAAACGCTTCGCGTCCCAAGGTTTTCCCGACAAATCCGCATATCGAGAACTCGGGGCGCTCGGGCTCGCCGGCATGTCGATCCCCACCGAGTACGGCGGCGGAGGAGGAACTTTCGCGCACGACGCCGTGCTGTTCCACGAGCAGGTCATGGCGGGTGATCATTCACTCCAACTCGGCGTGCACTCGGGAATCGTGCCGCACTACCTCAATGCCTACGCCGATCACGAGCACAAACTGCGCTGGCTACCGAAACTGGTGAGTGGCGAGTGGGTGGGCGCAATCGCCATGACCGAGCCCGGCACCGGATCCGACTTGCAGAACATCACCACCCGAGCCGTCCGCGACGGTGACGACTATCTGATCAGCGGCGCAAAGACCTTCATCTCCAACGGTCGCAATTGTGATCTGGTGATCATTGCCGCCAAGACCGATCCCAGCCTCGGAGCGCGTGGAGTGTCGCTCATCGTGGCCGAGGTCGATGACAACACACCGGGTTTCGAGCGCGGGCGAATACTCGAGAAGGTCGGACAGAAGGGCCAGGACACCACCGAGCTGTTCTTCGACCGCTTGCGGGTGCCTGCAACAAACCTGCTCGGGGACCGCGAAGGCACAGGGTTTGCCCAGCTGATGCAGCAGCTACTGCCCGAACGATTGATCTGCGGAGTTGCAGCCACTGCGGCAATGGAGCGTGCAGTCGCCCTCACCGTCGAGTACACCAAATCCCGAAACATGTTCGGGCAAACGCTCTTCGATCTGCAGAACACGCGCTTCGAACTTGCCGAGTGCGCGTCCATCGCTCGTATCTCACGAACGTTCATCGACGACTGCATCGTCAAATACCTTGCCGGGCAGCTCGATGCGACTACCGCCGCGATGGCCAAGTACTGGCTCACCGATCAGCAGTGCGCCGTGATCGACCGCTGCGTGCAACTACACGGCGGGTACGGCTACATACTCGAATATCCCATCGCTCAGATGTATGCCGACGCTCGTATTCAGCGAATCTACGCCGGATCGAACGAAGTCATGAAGGACCTCGTGGCGAGATCACTCTGA
- a CDS encoding LLM class flavin-dependent oxidoreductase, which produces MSERQFHLNAFLMGVGHHEAAWRHPRTNAANLLDVKHFQELGRIAERGKLDSVFFADGLAVGPRVKYNTQAIFEPVTLLSAIAAATDKVGLIATASTSYSDPYTLARKFASLDHISGGRGGWNIVTSAGADEAANFGLDAVPTHSGRYERAEEFLDVTLGLWDSWEEGAVVLDEETGIFADPDRVHRIDHDGQRFTVAGPLNSPRSPQGRPLLVQAGSSESGKDFAARYAEAVFTAQRTLEQGQDFYTDLKARLIKYGRSPDEIKVLPGIVPFIADTEEEAKALEQSFTDLISPEYSLRQLSNMVGVDLTEHSLDAPLPPLPDIDRIQGNKSRYQLVKDLAESENLTVRELIGKLGGGRGHRTFAGTPEQVADELTEWFDKGAADGFNIMPPYLPGGLEVFVDRVVPILQARGLFRTEYTESTLRGHYGLDRPANRFSRAADAAEVSA; this is translated from the coding sequence ATGTCCGAACGACAATTTCATCTGAACGCCTTCCTGATGGGCGTCGGCCATCATGAGGCGGCGTGGCGCCACCCACGCACAAATGCGGCCAACCTCCTGGACGTCAAGCACTTCCAGGAATTGGGGAGAATCGCCGAGCGTGGAAAGCTGGACTCGGTGTTCTTCGCCGACGGTCTAGCAGTCGGCCCGCGGGTCAAGTACAACACCCAGGCGATCTTCGAACCCGTCACCTTGCTGTCGGCGATCGCGGCGGCCACCGACAAGGTGGGGCTGATTGCAACCGCGTCGACCAGTTACAGCGATCCATACACTCTCGCAAGGAAGTTCGCTTCCCTCGATCACATCAGTGGCGGACGAGGCGGGTGGAACATCGTGACGTCGGCCGGCGCCGACGAGGCCGCGAACTTCGGCCTCGATGCGGTACCGACGCACAGCGGTCGTTACGAGCGCGCCGAGGAGTTTCTCGACGTGACGCTCGGACTCTGGGACAGCTGGGAAGAGGGGGCAGTTGTCCTGGACGAAGAGACCGGAATCTTCGCCGATCCTGATCGTGTCCATCGCATCGACCATGACGGTCAACGATTCACGGTGGCTGGCCCGCTCAATTCGCCGAGGTCTCCACAGGGACGTCCGCTGCTTGTACAGGCCGGTTCCTCCGAGAGCGGTAAGGATTTCGCGGCGAGGTATGCCGAAGCCGTGTTCACCGCTCAACGAACACTCGAGCAGGGGCAGGATTTCTACACCGACCTCAAAGCGCGGCTGATCAAGTACGGGCGTAGTCCCGACGAGATCAAGGTGCTGCCAGGCATCGTTCCCTTCATCGCGGATACGGAAGAAGAAGCCAAGGCACTGGAGCAGTCGTTCACGGATCTCATCTCACCTGAGTACTCACTGCGCCAACTGTCGAACATGGTGGGCGTCGACCTCACCGAGCATTCGCTGGATGCCCCGCTGCCACCGTTGCCGGACATCGATCGCATCCAAGGAAACAAGAGTCGATACCAGCTCGTCAAAGACCTTGCGGAGAGCGAAAACCTCACCGTCCGTGAACTGATCGGCAAACTCGGCGGTGGCCGTGGGCATCGGACATTTGCCGGGACACCGGAGCAGGTCGCGGACGAGTTGACCGAATGGTTCGACAAGGGCGCCGCGGACGGCTTCAACATCATGCCGCCCTATCTGCCCGGAGGGCTCGAGGTGTTCGTCGACCGGGTCGTGCCGATTCTGCAGGCGCGTGGGCTCTTCCGGACCGAATACACGGAATCCACCCTGCGGGGTCACTACGGCCTCGATCGTCCGGCGAATCGGTTCTCGCGGGCCGCTGACGCGGCAGAAGTGAGCGCGTGA
- a CDS encoding TetR/AcrR family transcriptional regulator, producing the protein MTDTEARRTGPRRWRGQEPEDRRAARRTQLIEAGLQIMGTEGAAAATMRATCREAALTERYFYESFANRDELLVAVLDEVVLGARDTILDALEAAPSEPSALIRHVVKAFTNYVFKDPRRGRIMFVESQAEPALWDRGRELMAEFTNPISASLELMYGGEATDSANSELNSVGLFGALAFIYQAHTPSSKISRKRLVEHISLMVEAQATVNSTPARKE; encoded by the coding sequence ATGACGGATACCGAGGCTCGGCGCACCGGCCCGCGCAGGTGGCGTGGGCAGGAACCGGAAGATCGCCGCGCCGCGCGCCGGACACAGCTGATCGAAGCCGGGTTGCAGATCATGGGTACCGAGGGAGCGGCCGCCGCGACCATGCGTGCGACCTGCCGCGAGGCCGCGCTGACCGAACGGTACTTCTACGAGAGCTTCGCCAACCGTGACGAACTGCTGGTCGCCGTGCTCGACGAGGTCGTTCTCGGTGCGCGTGACACTATTCTGGACGCTCTCGAGGCGGCGCCTTCCGAACCGTCGGCCCTGATCCGCCACGTGGTGAAGGCCTTCACCAACTACGTATTCAAAGATCCTCGACGTGGACGCATCATGTTCGTCGAATCCCAGGCGGAACCTGCGCTGTGGGATCGAGGGCGAGAATTGATGGCGGAGTTCACGAATCCGATTTCCGCGTCGCTCGAGCTGATGTACGGCGGCGAGGCAACCGACTCCGCGAACTCCGAACTCAATTCGGTGGGGCTGTTCGGTGCCCTCGCGTTCATCTATCAGGCGCACACCCCGTCCTCCAAGATCTCTCGAAAGCGTTTGGTGGAGCACATTTCGCTCATGGTCGAGGCGCAGGCGACGGTCAACAGCACGCCCGCGAGAAAAGAATGA
- a CDS encoding ABC transporter ATP-binding protein — MSTEPKLRLEHVTKQFDIRGTDEVFTAVEDINIDVAPGEFLVLVGPSGCGKSTLLDLLGGLSSPTSGRILLDGKQITGPGLDRGIVFQQYALLPWRTARHNIEFGLEAKGVKKSERRELAEHYLELVGLQGFADRYPHELSGGMKQRVAIARSLAFDPEVLLMDEPFAALDAQTRESLQDELLRIWKATGKTILFITHGIDEAIYLGQRVAVLTSRPGRVKTIVDIDIDRSGDDVRSGEEFRVFRHRIWTLLHGEVERARAGELDPAKEVAHV, encoded by the coding sequence ATGAGCACAGAACCGAAACTACGGCTCGAGCACGTCACCAAACAGTTCGACATTCGTGGAACCGACGAAGTTTTCACCGCGGTCGAGGACATCAACATCGACGTGGCGCCGGGGGAGTTCCTGGTCCTCGTCGGGCCGAGTGGTTGCGGCAAGTCGACTCTGCTGGACCTCCTCGGAGGACTCAGTTCGCCCACTTCCGGTCGAATCCTTCTGGACGGCAAGCAGATCACGGGCCCAGGCTTGGATCGGGGAATCGTCTTCCAGCAATACGCGCTACTTCCATGGCGAACTGCACGTCACAACATCGAGTTCGGACTCGAAGCGAAGGGCGTGAAGAAGAGCGAGCGACGCGAGCTCGCCGAGCATTACCTCGAACTGGTCGGTCTGCAAGGTTTCGCGGATCGCTATCCGCACGAGTTGTCCGGTGGAATGAAGCAGCGGGTCGCGATCGCCCGCAGCCTGGCATTCGACCCCGAAGTGTTGCTGATGGACGAACCATTTGCTGCGCTGGACGCACAGACGCGAGAGTCGCTGCAGGACGAGCTTCTGCGCATCTGGAAGGCCACCGGCAAGACGATCCTGTTCATCACCCACGGAATCGACGAGGCCATCTACCTCGGGCAGCGTGTTGCAGTACTGACGTCGAGGCCAGGGCGCGTCAAGACGATCGTCGACATCGACATCGACCGGTCCGGCGACGACGTGCGATCAGGTGAGGAGTTCCGAGTGTTCCGGCACCGGATCTGGACGCTACTGCACGGTGAAGTCGAGCGCGCTCGGGCCGGCGAACTCGATCCTGCCAAGGAGGTTGCACATGTCTAG
- a CDS encoding ABC transporter permease produces MSSALATPEVVAAPKPLADKTPDIAQRSQAGGKAARYIGSTAWRIAKPSIAIAIFLGIWEAAPRLGLVDKVFLPPFTEVVSAFFTLAENGQLQEHVSASLTRALTGFFVAIAIAIPLGIAIAWYRPVSDFLNPILELFRNTAALALLPVFVLILGIGEESKIALVIYACTFPILLNTISGVRTVDPLLIKSAASLGFSSIRLFQKVVLPAAVPTIFTGIRMAAASSILVLIAAEMVGAKAGLGYLITASQLNFQIPNMYAGIVAISLLGLTINAILVLIERRLSRWRVTT; encoded by the coding sequence ATGTCTAGCGCATTGGCGACGCCGGAGGTGGTCGCCGCTCCGAAACCGTTGGCCGACAAAACACCTGACATTGCGCAGCGGAGCCAGGCCGGCGGCAAGGCGGCGCGCTACATTGGTTCCACCGCCTGGCGGATTGCCAAGCCGTCGATTGCGATCGCGATCTTCCTCGGGATCTGGGAAGCGGCACCTCGGCTCGGGCTGGTGGACAAGGTCTTCCTCCCGCCCTTCACCGAAGTTGTGTCCGCATTCTTCACCCTCGCCGAGAACGGACAATTGCAAGAGCATGTTTCCGCCAGTCTGACGCGTGCGCTGACCGGCTTCTTCGTGGCCATCGCGATCGCGATTCCGTTGGGAATTGCGATCGCCTGGTACCGCCCGGTCTCCGACTTCCTCAACCCGATTCTCGAATTGTTCCGCAACACAGCAGCCTTGGCGCTGCTTCCCGTCTTCGTGCTGATTCTCGGAATCGGTGAGGAATCGAAGATCGCCCTGGTGATCTACGCCTGCACCTTCCCGATCCTGCTCAACACCATTTCGGGTGTGCGCACGGTCGATCCGCTCCTGATCAAGTCCGCTGCCTCGCTGGGGTTCTCCTCGATTCGGCTGTTTCAGAAGGTGGTTCTGCCCGCCGCTGTTCCCACGATCTTCACGGGTATCCGCATGGCAGCCGCGTCGTCGATTCTCGTGCTGATCGCCGCCGAAATGGTCGGGGCCAAAGCCGGTCTCGGGTATCTGATCACCGCTTCACAACTCAACTTCCAGATCCCGAACATGTACGCGGGCATCGTCGCGATCTCGTTGTTGGGTCTGACAATCAACGCGATTCTGGTCCTGATCGAACGTCGGCTCTCGCGCTGGCGCGTCACCACCTGA
- a CDS encoding sigma-70 family RNA polymerase sigma factor, translated as MLSPTTAQDFEQHRGHLTSVAYRLTGSFSDAQDAVQEAWIRLQVAQSRQGSDLEIRELRGWLTTVVGRICLDHLKSAAVRRESYVGQWLPEPIVTPVDATSGTPSATPDPLEYVVTQEQNRFAALVVLDTLTPAQRVAFVLHDGFDVPFAEVARILDIEVATARQLASRARKAAASAPVPVSSEEHAAAVERLVTAIASGDLNAVIGALDPDAVLIGDAGGTTRTAVNIVRGSDRVARFYLGLARKYGPAAVFSMSPVLVNGQLGGVFAGSPGDDQYPQFAARVAGFTVRDGVVCAAYDIANPAKFSAVPMLDHTEPERK; from the coding sequence ATGCTTTCGCCGACGACTGCGCAGGACTTCGAGCAACACCGTGGCCACCTGACGTCGGTGGCCTACCGTCTCACCGGAAGTTTCAGCGACGCTCAGGATGCGGTGCAGGAGGCATGGATACGCTTGCAAGTCGCACAATCGAGACAAGGAAGCGACCTCGAGATCCGCGAGCTGCGCGGATGGCTCACCACTGTTGTCGGTCGGATCTGCCTCGATCATCTCAAATCGGCCGCGGTCAGAAGAGAAAGCTATGTCGGACAGTGGCTTCCGGAGCCGATCGTCACGCCCGTCGACGCCACCTCGGGCACACCCTCAGCGACACCCGATCCGCTGGAGTACGTCGTGACGCAGGAACAGAATCGTTTTGCTGCCCTCGTCGTCCTGGACACCCTTACTCCCGCTCAACGCGTTGCCTTCGTCCTGCATGACGGCTTCGACGTGCCCTTCGCCGAGGTTGCGCGCATCCTCGACATCGAAGTAGCCACTGCCCGTCAGTTGGCCTCGCGGGCCCGTAAAGCCGCAGCGTCGGCGCCGGTCCCGGTCAGTAGCGAGGAGCATGCTGCTGCCGTCGAGCGATTGGTGACGGCTATCGCGAGTGGAGATCTGAACGCCGTGATAGGTGCACTCGATCCCGATGCCGTCCTGATCGGTGACGCAGGCGGAACTACCCGCACGGCTGTCAACATTGTGCGCGGCAGCGATCGTGTCGCGCGGTTCTATCTGGGATTGGCCCGCAAGTACGGACCGGCAGCGGTGTTCTCGATGTCACCGGTTCTCGTCAACGGACAGCTCGGCGGTGTATTCGCCGGCTCACCAGGGGACGACCAGTACCCGCAGTTCGCCGCTCGCGTTGCCGGCTTCACTGTCCGCGACGGAGTCGTGTGCGCGGCCTACGACATTGCGAATCCAGCCAAGTTCAGCGCTGTGCCGATGCTCGATCACACCGAACCCGAACGCAAGTAG
- a CDS encoding FUSC family protein, which produces MDPEETSAGHESNLPAPRPARSVLFGLPPVGNRYPGAVRVALALAIPAAIATLLGFGSASLLVGLGAFASIYGEGRPYRSRWKAVGIAATALTILSFVGASVGEPVHRAIAEGAPTVLLVFVVLIMAVVVSTCAFTVDALRLGPPGAFFLLLTTEISSVIATPGQPPVEVAMWTAIGGISAVVVSMTGILWAPRAVERSAVQAAVSAVAEYTDAQARYAPPELTRDKRHAAALRLHDAWQCLYRGAIVGKDHPLTRELERAQISMARAISDDHDPELMADPAFDVDEVGAHPPLPDPTIRYRFLRACNPSSRASVTALRLSIACMAAGTLTVLLGIDRPDWAVIAAAMVLHQGPDRILGTYRGIHRIGGTVLGLILLGAIYSWSPTGLWLVAVLAVLMAGIELFLVRNYGIAVIFITALAILLGAAGGAHGTVRHLILSRMLETAIGVVVALVVLWTVGRGAHRRTLIWVDERAGSVLFKLLTEIRARHYAPQANWSELSELRRDLDFELRGSAMAGIDAAHNEPEWASQQWRTHTELHHLGSDVLHRLWFGTQVSRSHLEEWESRYLRSGSV; this is translated from the coding sequence GTGGACCCCGAAGAAACATCAGCGGGTCACGAGTCCAACCTCCCGGCTCCGCGGCCGGCGCGCAGCGTCCTGTTCGGATTGCCGCCGGTGGGAAACAGGTACCCCGGAGCGGTTCGCGTCGCCCTCGCCCTGGCGATTCCGGCGGCCATCGCCACACTGCTCGGATTCGGGTCTGCTTCGCTCCTGGTCGGCCTCGGTGCATTTGCATCGATCTACGGTGAGGGTCGTCCGTACCGGAGCAGGTGGAAGGCAGTCGGTATCGCTGCGACGGCGCTGACGATCCTGTCCTTCGTCGGGGCATCGGTGGGTGAGCCCGTCCACCGAGCCATCGCTGAGGGAGCGCCGACGGTGCTGCTGGTCTTTGTCGTGCTGATCATGGCCGTCGTGGTGTCGACCTGCGCCTTCACCGTCGACGCGCTTCGATTGGGTCCACCGGGCGCGTTCTTTCTGTTGCTCACCACCGAGATCAGTTCCGTGATCGCCACTCCCGGTCAGCCGCCGGTCGAGGTCGCGATGTGGACGGCAATCGGTGGGATCAGCGCGGTGGTCGTCTCGATGACGGGAATCCTGTGGGCACCGAGAGCTGTCGAACGCAGCGCTGTACAGGCAGCCGTCTCGGCCGTTGCGGAGTACACGGACGCTCAGGCGAGGTACGCCCCACCCGAACTCACGCGAGACAAACGCCACGCTGCAGCACTTCGGCTGCACGACGCGTGGCAGTGCCTTTACCGCGGCGCAATCGTCGGGAAAGACCACCCGTTGACCCGTGAACTCGAACGAGCGCAGATCTCGATGGCCAGAGCGATCTCCGACGACCACGATCCGGAGCTCATGGCGGACCCCGCGTTCGACGTCGACGAGGTCGGGGCCCACCCGCCTCTGCCCGACCCGACGATCCGATATCGGTTCCTCCGCGCCTGCAATCCGTCCAGCCGAGCGTCGGTGACGGCACTTCGGCTGTCCATTGCCTGTATGGCGGCGGGAACCCTCACCGTCCTGCTCGGCATCGATCGCCCGGACTGGGCGGTGATCGCCGCGGCGATGGTCCTTCATCAAGGACCGGATCGAATACTGGGCACCTATCGCGGAATCCACCGCATCGGCGGAACCGTCCTCGGGTTGATTCTGTTGGGTGCCATCTACTCCTGGAGTCCGACCGGTCTGTGGTTGGTGGCGGTACTTGCAGTCCTGATGGCGGGGATCGAGCTGTTCCTGGTGCGGAATTACGGGATAGCCGTCATCTTCATCACCGCCCTCGCGATTCTCCTCGGCGCGGCCGGTGGTGCGCACGGGACCGTCCGACATCTGATCCTCAGCCGCATGCTCGAGACGGCAATCGGCGTCGTCGTGGCGTTGGTGGTCCTGTGGACGGTGGGGCGCGGTGCGCATCGACGCACTCTGATCTGGGTCGACGAACGGGCGGGTAGCGTCCTGTTCAAGCTGCTGACCGAAATTCGCGCGAGGCACTATGCACCACAGGCGAATTGGTCGGAGCTTTCGGAGCTTCGACGGGACCTGGACTTCGAACTGCGAGGTAGCGCGATGGCCGGGATCGACGCCGCCCACAACGAACCCGAGTGGGCGTCGCAGCAGTGGAGGACGCACACCGAATTGCACCATCTGGGATCGGATGTACTGCACCGACTGTGGTTCGGCACGCAGGTGTCCAGATCACACCTCGAGGAATGGGAGTCTCGCTACTTGCGTTCGGGTTCGGTGTGA
- a CDS encoding ABC transporter substrate-binding protein, which yields MIRPRFARSVAAVVALVTLSSFAVACSGSSDEVVKTADGKTVLRYEGSTGQVIYPELAADLGYFNDVELNWIGDTTSGPQSIQNAATGQTEFGGAFNGAVVKLASAGSPITSVIGYYGSDKESFNGYYVLDDSPIKSAKDLIGKKVGMNTLGAHHEFVVREWLAREGLTPDEIKQVELIVVPPVNTEQALRQGQIDVATLGSVFRDSALERGGLRELFTDESLFGSFTYGTLVFRDDYIAQNKEAVADFVQGTARAIRWTQTHPREEVVAKLTSIINSRGRNEDTKLISYWKSPGVAGPGGTITDTEISTWIDWLTRNGELEEGKLKPSDIYTNEFNPYANGTYSPDSGADGQALEAAK from the coding sequence ATGATTCGCCCTCGTTTCGCGCGCTCGGTAGCCGCGGTCGTCGCTCTTGTCACTCTGTCCAGTTTTGCCGTTGCCTGCTCGGGCTCCTCCGACGAAGTGGTCAAGACCGCCGACGGCAAGACCGTCCTGCGGTACGAGGGCAGCACCGGACAGGTCATCTACCCCGAACTGGCCGCTGACCTCGGCTACTTCAACGACGTGGAGCTCAACTGGATCGGCGATACGACCAGCGGCCCTCAGAGCATTCAGAACGCAGCGACCGGTCAAACCGAGTTCGGCGGAGCGTTCAACGGGGCGGTGGTGAAGTTGGCTTCCGCGGGTTCACCGATCACCTCGGTCATCGGGTACTACGGCTCCGACAAGGAGAGCTTCAACGGGTACTACGTTCTCGACGACAGTCCGATCAAATCGGCGAAGGACCTGATCGGCAAGAAGGTCGGGATGAACACCCTCGGTGCGCACCACGAGTTCGTCGTGCGTGAATGGCTTGCGCGGGAGGGGCTTACACCGGACGAGATCAAGCAGGTTGAATTGATCGTCGTTCCGCCGGTCAACACGGAACAAGCGTTGCGGCAGGGACAGATCGACGTCGCCACCCTCGGCTCGGTCTTCCGTGACTCCGCGCTAGAACGTGGTGGCCTTCGTGAGCTGTTCACGGACGAATCGTTGTTCGGCTCCTTCACCTACGGCACGTTGGTGTTCCGTGACGACTACATCGCGCAGAACAAGGAGGCGGTCGCCGATTTCGTGCAGGGAACAGCGAGGGCCATCCGCTGGACGCAGACACACCCACGAGAAGAAGTGGTCGCGAAGCTGACGTCGATCATCAACAGCCGCGGACGCAACGAGGACACCAAGCTCATCAGCTACTGGAAGAGCCCAGGAGTCGCCGGCCCCGGCGGAACGATCACCGATACCGAGATCAGCACGTGGATCGACTGGCTCACCCGTAACGGCGAACTCGAAGAAGGAAAGTTGAAGCCGTCGGACATCTACACCAACGAATTCAACCCGTACGCCAACGGAACGTATTCACCCGACAGCGGCGCTGACGGACAGGCACTGGAGGCAGCAAAATGA